A window from Branchiostoma floridae strain S238N-H82 chromosome 16, Bfl_VNyyK, whole genome shotgun sequence encodes these proteins:
- the LOC118403244 gene encoding collagen alpha-1(VIII) chain-like has product MLSPFGMSNFAVALFLLSFSVVFYSTSVRGEEGTEDDGACPKNPCEIKVVAAPGPPGPPGPPGPVGKATDLPRSTVPGPPGPPGPPGPPGPDGMPGFMGPPGARGQPGPKCKPGCIPDMLGPASGPPGPPGLPGRDGIPGRPGHPGVPGVAGPPGAPGLAGPPGLIGPPGYKGPPGDPGSLGSRLPPVAFFVALSSGTDAVPVLVYDVIHTNVGEAYDRKTGKFVVPTQGVYTFTFTARRSEAAQNHCTVSLMKNGGKILSVTARAVQSQGSSSAVLLLRPTDEVWVKLTTGYLESDDSGEAVFSGVLNALVDDD; this is encoded by the exons ATGTTGTCCCCATTTGGAATGTCAAACTTCGCCGTCGCGttgtttcttctttccttcAGCGTTGTTTTCTACTCTACTTCTGTACGCGGGGAGGAAGGAACAGAAGACGACGGAGCATGTCCAAAGAACCCTTGTGAAATCAAGGTCGTTGCTGCACCAGGGCCCCCAGGTCCTCCGG GTCCGCCAGGCCCAGTAGGCAAGGCTACAGACTTACCTAGGTCCACTGTGCCTGGTCCGCCGGGACCACCGGGTCCCCCAGGACCACCGGGACCTGATGGAATGCCAGGCTTCATGGGCCCACCTGGGGCCCGAGGGCAGCCAG GTCCAAAATGCAAACCAGGCTGCATTCCCGATATGCTTGGGCCAGCGAGTGGACCTCCGGGGCCACCTGGGCTACCTGGAAGAGATGGAATTCCGGGCCGCCCTGGGCATCCAGGTGTACCTGGTGTCGCTGGGCCACCTGGAGCACCCGGTTTGGCAGGGCCACCTGGACTTATAGGTCCTCCTGGTTACAAAGGCCCACCTGGTGATCCTGGATCTCTGGGGTCACGTCTTCCCCCTGTTGCGTTCTTCGTGGCACTGAGCTCGGGCACTGATGCTGTACCGGTGCTAGTGTACGATGTCATCCACACCAACGTGGGCGAAGCGTACGACAGGAAGACTGGTAAATTCGTGGTGCCGACGCAAGGAGTGTACACCTTTACATTCACGGCAAGGAGGAGCGAGGCAGCGCAGAACCATTGCACCGTCTCGCTGATGAAGAATGGAGGCAAGATTCTGTCTGTAACCGCACGGGCCGTGCAGAGTCAGGGAAGCAGCAGTGCCGTGCTACTCCTGAGGCCCACAGACGAGGTGTGGGTGAAGCTCACTACCGGGTACCTAGAGAGTGATGACAGCGGGGAAGCCGTCTTCTCTGGGGTTCTCAATGCCTTGGTGGACGATGATTAG